A part of Dehalococcoidia bacterium genomic DNA contains:
- a CDS encoding NifB/NifX family molybdenum-iron cluster-binding protein, with amino-acid sequence MVLEDKNGVQGNVCAHFGQCKFFLLADIDKDMKKITDTKIVPNTAAHGGGGCVAVDEILKHKVTHVIAGGMGMGAQQKFANAGVQIFGYSGKVQNALDDFMNNALGGLDVCKEHGEGGSCH; translated from the coding sequence GTGGTACTGGAGGATAAAAACGGAGTCCAGGGTAATGTATGCGCGCACTTCGGGCAGTGTAAGTTTTTCCTTCTCGCGGATATCGATAAGGATATGAAGAAGATCACAGACACAAAGATTGTGCCTAACACCGCAGCGCATGGAGGCGGCGGGTGTGTAGCGGTGGATGAGATCCTCAAGCACAAGGTGACGCATGTTATCGCCGGCGGGATGGGAATGGGCGCACAGCAGAAATTTGCTAATGCAGGTGTACAAATATTCGGCTATTCCGGCAAAGTGCAAAACGCCCTTGATGATTTTATGAACAACGCCCTGGGAGGGTTGGATGTTTGTAAGGAGCACGGCGAAGGCGGCAGTTGTCATTAA
- a CDS encoding Mrp/NBP35 family ATP-binding protein, whose translation MTTQKEITANLETIIIPGSTRSLVQANLVRDINVADGKVELKLSSAALAPGVQEWLADRIKEEVGTLPDVKDVEVAFTDEKPKDVNEIGNIIAIMSGKGGVGKSLVSALTAMALRRQGYEVGILDADITGPSIPKMFGITERPGGSETGILPVSSGTGIQVMSINLLLPNQDDAVIWRGPLIGKAITQFWEETLWGKLDYLIVDLPPGTADAPLTVLQTLPVSGIVIVFTPQELTAMVVRKAVDMAKQMKKNIVGVVENMSYLYVAEIDKKIELFGRSRGEEMAKAAGAPLLGQLPIDPELAVLCDEGKIEGYESKSFSDFAQSALKALSHG comes from the coding sequence ATGACTACACAGAAGGAAATAACGGCGAATCTGGAAACGATCATAATACCGGGTTCCACGCGCAGCCTGGTGCAAGCGAACCTGGTGCGCGATATCAATGTCGCTGACGGCAAAGTCGAATTAAAGCTATCATCGGCGGCGCTGGCGCCGGGCGTTCAGGAGTGGCTCGCTGACAGGATAAAGGAGGAAGTCGGCACCCTGCCCGATGTGAAAGACGTCGAAGTTGCCTTCACCGATGAAAAACCAAAGGACGTTAACGAGATAGGCAACATCATCGCCATTATGAGCGGCAAGGGTGGCGTGGGCAAATCCCTTGTATCCGCGCTCACGGCAATGGCGCTAAGACGGCAGGGATATGAAGTCGGCATTCTGGACGCCGACATCACCGGCCCCAGCATCCCCAAGATGTTCGGCATCACGGAGAGGCCCGGGGGCAGCGAAACGGGCATTCTGCCCGTATCATCGGGTACGGGGATACAGGTGATGTCGATAAACCTGCTGCTGCCCAATCAGGATGACGCCGTCATCTGGCGCGGACCGCTCATCGGCAAGGCCATAACCCAGTTCTGGGAGGAAACGCTCTGGGGGAAACTCGATTACCTTATCGTCGATTTGCCGCCGGGCACTGCCGACGCCCCGCTCACCGTGCTGCAGACGCTTCCGGTGTCCGGCATCGTCATCGTGTTCACGCCGCAGGAACTGACGGCCATGGTCGTGCGCAAGGCGGTCGATATGGCCAAACAGATGAAGAAAAACATCGTTGGCGTGGTTGAGAACATGAGCTACCTGTACGTGGCTGAGATCGATAAAAAGATCGAGCTTTTCGGCAGGAGCCGCGGCGAAGAGATGGCCAAGGCCGCCGGCGCTCCGCTGCTGGGGCAATTGCCCATAGACCCGGAGCTGGCCGTACTGTGCGACGAGGGAAAGATCGAAGGGTACGAATCGAAGTCTTTCTCGGACTTCGCCCAAAGCGCGCTTAAGGCACTGTCACACGGCTAA
- a CDS encoding MarR family transcriptional regulator, translated as MSKGFNREEQTKYKEYAPFMNSSYNMYVHIHMTQKALLNARYSEVKAFGITIMELALLTIVKGHGGEATPAQIARLIMRRRSTVSGLLNRMERNGLIRRSEYKNNKRLRKVTLTDKGKKVLEQTWEVDNIHDIVGSLSDEEFKQLWTLLEKLQNLALKHTK; from the coding sequence ATGTCTAAGGGATTCAATAGGGAAGAACAAACAAAATACAAAGAATACGCTCCGTTTATGAACAGCAGCTACAACATGTATGTGCATATACATATGACACAGAAGGCTCTGTTAAATGCAAGATACAGCGAGGTAAAAGCATTCGGAATAACAATTATGGAGCTAGCTCTTCTCACGATAGTGAAGGGGCACGGTGGAGAGGCGACACCTGCACAGATAGCCCGGTTGATTATGCGAAGGCGATCCACGGTATCCGGGCTTCTAAATCGCATGGAACGCAACGGATTGATTAGACGCTCCGAATATAAAAACAATAAAAGGCTTAGGAAAGTGACACTGACGGATAAAGGGAAAAAAGTTCTGGAGCAAACCTGGGAAGTGGATAACATACATGATATAGTTGGCTCGCTGTCCGATGAAGAGTTCAAACAGCTATGGACGCTGTTAGAGAAACTTCAAAACCTGGCGCTGAAGCATACCAAGTAA
- a CDS encoding ATP-binding protein: protein MIISVASGKGGTGKTLVSTSLALSVGKNVQIIDCDVEEPNSHIFIKPTIDKSEPASIPVPQVNEAKCTFCGKCKEVCAFNAIAVIADHVLVFTELCHGCGACSYLCPEKAISEVDRQIGVVECGKAGDIDFVHGRLNIGEAMAPPLIRAVKKHIDRSKTVIIDVPPGTSCPVVESIEGSDYCILVTEPTPFGLNDLILAVEVVRKLGIPFGIVVNRDGFGDSKTEEYCKTNGIPILMRIPLDTEIAKAYSRGIPLVQAMAEWRPRFQQLYGDIVNQAGIKT, encoded by the coding sequence ATGATAATATCCGTTGCCAGCGGCAAAGGCGGCACGGGAAAGACGCTGGTATCGACGAGCCTCGCGCTGTCCGTCGGCAAAAACGTTCAGATTATAGACTGCGATGTCGAGGAGCCCAACTCGCATATTTTCATAAAGCCGACAATCGATAAGAGCGAACCGGCATCCATACCCGTGCCTCAGGTAAATGAGGCCAAGTGCACGTTCTGCGGTAAGTGCAAAGAAGTATGCGCCTTCAATGCCATCGCCGTTATCGCCGATCACGTGCTGGTTTTCACCGAGCTGTGTCACGGCTGCGGCGCATGTTCTTACCTCTGTCCCGAGAAGGCTATTTCCGAAGTAGATCGCCAGATCGGGGTCGTTGAATGCGGCAAGGCCGGAGACATCGATTTTGTGCACGGCAGGCTCAATATAGGCGAGGCCATGGCTCCGCCTCTGATAAGAGCGGTAAAGAAGCACATCGACCGCAGCAAGACCGTGATAATCGACGTGCCGCCGGGAACATCATGCCCGGTTGTAGAGTCGATCGAAGGCAGCGACTATTGCATACTCGTGACCGAGCCGACGCCTTTCGGACTGAACGATTTAATACTTGCCGTCGAGGTAGTGAGGAAACTCGGCATACCTTTCGGCATAGTCGTCAATCGAGACGGATTCGGCGATAGCAAAACAGAGGAATACTGCAAAACAAACGGTATTCCGATACTGATGCGGATACCCCTCGATACCGAGATCGCCAAAGCATATTCGCGCGGGATACCGCTGGTGCAGGCCATGGCCGAGTGGCGTCCCAGGTTTCAGCAGCTATACGGCGATATCGTAAATCAGGCAGGGATCAAAACATGA
- a CDS encoding Fur family transcriptional regulator, protein MLQPQKLRGHRITLQRKLLFDLLAESGGHVDAGELYVRARERDPRISLATVYRNLSVFKQAGLVKEHTFAEGHHHYEVKGKKGHQHLVCLGCGKVMEFESPLVTKIKEEAGRANGFDVTDVTVYLEGYCADCRGK, encoded by the coding sequence ATGTTGCAGCCACAGAAATTAAGAGGTCATCGCATAACGCTCCAGCGCAAGCTGCTATTTGACCTTTTAGCCGAGAGCGGGGGGCATGTTGATGCCGGAGAGCTCTATGTCAGGGCCAGGGAGCGGGATCCGCGTATCAGCCTGGCAACGGTATATCGTAATCTCAGCGTTTTTAAACAGGCCGGGCTGGTGAAAGAACATACCTTTGCCGAAGGACATCACCACTATGAAGTAAAGGGCAAGAAGGGGCATCAGCACCTCGTGTGTCTGGGATGCGGCAAGGTTATGGAATTCGAATCACCGCTTGTGACTAAGATTAAGGAGGAAGCGGGAAGGGCGAACGGCTTCGATGTAACGGACGTCACAGTTTATCTGGAAGGCTATTGTGCCGATTGTCGCGGGAAATAA
- a CDS encoding FeoA family protein produces the protein MTDKKSISICELRQGQSAKIVEILGGQAIASRLHAMGVRPGKKITKVSAAFLRGPVTISVDRCQIAIGWGMAQKVMVEVI, from the coding sequence ATGACCGACAAGAAAAGTATCTCAATATGCGAGTTGCGGCAGGGACAATCCGCAAAGATCGTTGAAATACTGGGGGGCCAGGCGATCGCGAGCCGCCTCCATGCAATGGGTGTAAGGCCCGGCAAGAAAATCACCAAAGTCAGCGCCGCGTTTTTAAGGGGTCCGGTGACGATCAGCGTCGACCGCTGTCAGATCGCCATAGGCTGGGGCATGGCGCAGAAAGTAATGGTTGAGGTAATTTAA
- a CDS encoding FAD-dependent oxidoreductase, translating into MAKYTLLESDVAIAGAGPAGCTLARELSRKGKKVVLVEQGINSKIFFGNPMGIVYRMEKSPHLFPTRRTTEGYSVILGRGVGGGSLLYAGSAFLPGEEYWKEYGIVFDKDTVDEAARETWYAMPPDEFVGQGSRRIMQAANELGIPFEKVARHVDFSKCKIGCDLCVMGCPRDAKWTAMEYADEAVKNGATLLTSTKVTDIIVENGVAGGLKAKGGGKEYRINAKATICACGGVHTAELLQRIGIKDAGGWFTGDPTTFSFGFLKEEKGNAHEHSMAVGWHDEENGVVYCAMAAPAISWHMQFLQDELFRYLVRIGKYKKVLSVFEKVSDEGQGTCHPNGKISKTFTDKDWKVFKHARNTAEKILVKAGCDPNDLHHANFVLGHPSSTVKVGVLLDTNLETKIKNLYCCDTSAFPKAPGRPPALTVVVLAKRLAKHLESKV; encoded by the coding sequence ATGGCTAAATATACATTGTTAGAATCCGATGTGGCGATCGCCGGCGCCGGTCCAGCCGGGTGTACGCTCGCCAGGGAGCTTTCGCGCAAGGGTAAGAAAGTAGTCCTAGTTGAGCAGGGAATCAACAGCAAGATATTTTTCGGCAATCCCATGGGTATCGTATACCGCATGGAGAAATCGCCGCACCTGTTTCCTACGAGAAGGACGACTGAAGGTTATTCCGTGATTCTGGGTCGCGGCGTGGGCGGCGGCTCGCTGCTTTACGCCGGCTCGGCGTTCCTTCCCGGCGAGGAGTACTGGAAAGAATACGGTATCGTATTCGACAAGGATACGGTCGACGAGGCGGCCCGTGAGACATGGTACGCTATGCCGCCGGATGAGTTTGTCGGGCAGGGTTCCCGCCGCATCATGCAAGCAGCAAATGAGCTTGGCATCCCCTTCGAGAAGGTGGCACGCCATGTCGATTTCAGCAAGTGCAAGATCGGCTGCGACCTCTGCGTCATGGGCTGCCCCCGAGATGCAAAATGGACGGCCATGGAATACGCCGACGAGGCCGTAAAGAACGGAGCTACACTACTAACCAGTACCAAGGTAACAGATATCATAGTTGAGAATGGTGTCGCCGGGGGATTGAAGGCCAAGGGCGGCGGCAAAGAGTATCGCATAAACGCCAAGGCAACTATATGCGCCTGCGGCGGCGTTCATACCGCTGAATTACTGCAGAGGATCGGAATCAAGGACGCCGGAGGCTGGTTCACCGGTGACCCGACGACGTTCTCCTTCGGATTTTTGAAAGAAGAAAAAGGCAATGCCCATGAGCACAGCATGGCTGTAGGCTGGCACGACGAGGAGAACGGAGTCGTATACTGCGCCATGGCCGCACCGGCGATATCCTGGCATATGCAGTTCCTTCAGGATGAGCTGTTTAGATACCTGGTCAGGATTGGCAAATATAAAAAAGTGCTGAGTGTATTCGAAAAGGTGTCCGATGAAGGCCAGGGCACATGTCATCCAAACGGCAAGATCAGCAAGACATTTACGGATAAGGACTGGAAGGTATTTAAACATGCCCGGAATACCGCCGAGAAGATACTGGTGAAGGCGGGCTGCGACCCCAACGACCTGCACCACGCCAATTTCGTTCTGGGACACCCCAGCAGTACGGTTAAGGTAGGCGTTCTTCTCGATACAAATCTTGAGACCAAGATTAAAAACCTGTACTGCTGCGATACCAGCGCATTCCCTAAAGCGCCGGGACGGCCGCCCGCGCTTACCGTCGTCGTGTTAGCCAAGCGCTTGGCGAAGCATTTAGAATCGAAAGTCTAG
- a CDS encoding DUF134 domain-containing protein, which translates to MPRPMKWRRVAYMPQFTYFKPAGIPLRELEEVVVSVDEIEAIRLKDIEGLEQEQGAVKMNISRPTFQRMLTSARGKIADALINGKAIRIEGGSFDVAHRRFRCAKDGQEWEVPSEEIASGQPQCCPKCDTPQESPVAPPWCRGRGRGRGRCQGRSDW; encoded by the coding sequence ATGCCGAGACCGATGAAATGGCGCCGCGTCGCTTACATGCCTCAGTTCACTTATTTCAAGCCTGCCGGTATACCGCTCCGTGAGTTAGAAGAGGTCGTGGTCTCTGTAGACGAGATAGAGGCCATACGTTTGAAGGACATCGAGGGTTTGGAGCAGGAGCAGGGCGCCGTAAAAATGAATATCTCCCGACCTACTTTTCAGAGGATGCTGACCTCGGCTAGGGGCAAGATCGCCGACGCCCTGATAAACGGCAAGGCAATACGAATCGAGGGCGGCAGTTTCGATGTGGCACATCGCCGCTTCCGCTGCGCAAAGGATGGACAGGAGTGGGAAGTGCCATCCGAGGAGATAGCATCGGGCCAGCCGCAGTGCTGTCCGAAATGCGATACGCCGCAGGAGTCGCCGGTCGCACCGCCCTGGTGTCGTGGTCGCGGCAGGGGACGCGGGCGTTGTCAAGGACGCAGCGATTGGTAG
- a CDS encoding NifB/NifX family molybdenum-iron cluster-binding protein, protein MKICISSEGKDISASVDSRFGRCQYFAVGDTDTMKFEFIENAGIVAGGGAGISAAQTIVDKGVKAMLTGNCGPNAYQVLEAAGIQVITGVSGTVKQAVDDFKAGKLKAASEPSVKAHHGMGGTR, encoded by the coding sequence ATGAAGATTTGCATCAGTTCAGAAGGAAAGGATATCAGCGCCTCTGTCGACTCTCGCTTCGGCAGGTGTCAGTACTTCGCGGTTGGCGACACGGATACTATGAAGTTCGAGTTTATCGAGAACGCCGGTATTGTTGCTGGAGGCGGCGCGGGAATATCGGCCGCTCAAACGATCGTCGATAAGGGTGTTAAAGCGATGCTAACCGGAAACTGCGGGCCTAACGCTTATCAGGTGCTTGAGGCTGCGGGGATTCAGGTAATAACCGGCGTCTCCGGAACTGTGAAGCAGGCCGTCGATGATTTCAAAGCGGGAAAGCTTAAAGCCGCCTCGGAACCCAGCGTCAAAGCCCATCACGGCATGGGCGGAACGAGATAA
- a CDS encoding 4Fe-4S binding protein, with the protein MKELLVLSGKGGTGKTTVVASLAALAKDKVLTDCDVDAADLHLLLQSEIVSSNEFWSGKTAVIDTRLCTECGLCTDICRYGAISEEYDVDPISCEGCGFCFNICPVQAIEMKENMAGHWFVSNTKYGPLVHAKLGIAQENSGKLVATVRRNARELAQEKNIDLIISDGPPGIGCPVISSLSGANLALLVTEPTLSGIHDLERVIGTCQHFGVPALVCINKYDINEENSRTIEENCKRVKAEVISKIPFDNVVTEALVHGVPIVEYSDGKVSKEIAKLWDSLSSMLGV; encoded by the coding sequence ATGAAGGAACTTTTAGTTCTCAGCGGCAAGGGAGGAACAGGCAAGACCACAGTGGTCGCCTCGCTGGCCGCATTGGCGAAGGATAAGGTGCTTACCGACTGCGATGTCGATGCCGCCGACCTGCACCTGCTGCTTCAGTCTGAGATAGTATCGAGCAATGAGTTCTGGAGCGGCAAGACGGCGGTTATCGATACCAGGCTCTGCACCGAGTGCGGTTTGTGTACCGATATATGCCGCTACGGTGCGATTTCGGAAGAATATGATGTCGACCCGATATCATGCGAAGGCTGCGGTTTCTGCTTTAACATCTGTCCCGTCCAGGCGATAGAGATGAAAGAGAATATGGCGGGTCACTGGTTCGTGTCGAATACAAAGTATGGGCCGCTGGTGCACGCTAAGCTTGGCATCGCGCAGGAGAACTCGGGGAAGCTGGTGGCCACGGTGAGGCGGAACGCTAGGGAACTGGCGCAGGAAAAGAACATCGACTTGATCATCAGCGACGGGCCTCCCGGGATCGGCTGCCCGGTGATTTCATCGCTCTCGGGCGCGAACCTGGCGCTGCTCGTTACCGAGCCGACGCTTTCAGGCATACACGACCTGGAACGTGTCATCGGCACGTGTCAGCACTTCGGAGTGCCGGCGCTGGTATGCATTAATAAATACGATATCAATGAGGAAAACTCGCGTACCATCGAGGAAAATTGCAAACGCGTGAAAGCAGAAGTGATCTCAAAAATACCCTTCGATAATGTGGTCACCGAGGCGCTGGTTCATGGAGTGCCCATCGTCGAGTACAGCGATGGCAAGGTGTCGAAAGAAATAGCGAAGCTGTGGGATTCATTATCATCAATGCTAGGTGTATAG
- a CDS encoding acetyl-CoA acetyltransferase: MGTIKDKVAIIGMGCCKFGENWDKGADDMIIDAAYEAYEDAGIEKKDIQACWCGTAFSGIGGISVAGPLKLDRIPITRLENFCATGMETIRNASYAIAAGIYDIVLCVGFEKLKDSGLAGLPAGYIHPALGVNVTAPGRWAMAATRYFRHYGIAPQEGRETLGRISVKNHYNGARHPKAHLRREVTLEQVLSAPIIAWPLGLFDCCGNTDGAAAAILCRADLAKKFRNDYVLIKGIGLAIGPGLGKEDADYDYIHLEETITAAQQAYKEAGIKNPRKELNLLELHDCFTISELMTIEALGVCKQGHAKEDIDAGFFTLAGGGLPSNTDGGLKSFGHPIGASGVRECYEVYKQIQGKAQLPERQLKDVKMGLSHNQGGHPGSLLPIITILGAAG, encoded by the coding sequence ATGGGAACCATTAAGGATAAGGTAGCAATAATCGGCATGGGGTGCTGCAAGTTCGGAGAGAACTGGGATAAAGGCGCCGACGACATGATCATCGACGCGGCCTACGAGGCCTACGAGGACGCCGGCATTGAGAAGAAGGACATCCAGGCGTGCTGGTGCGGCACGGCTTTCTCCGGCATCGGGGGCATCAGCGTCGCCGGGCCGCTCAAGCTGGACCGCATCCCAATAACACGGCTTGAGAACTTCTGCGCCACCGGCATGGAGACCATCAGGAACGCGAGCTACGCCATCGCCGCCGGCATCTACGATATCGTGCTTTGTGTCGGCTTCGAGAAGCTCAAGGACAGCGGTCTGGCCGGGCTCCCGGCGGGCTATATCCACCCCGCCCTGGGCGTGAACGTCACCGCTCCCGGCAGGTGGGCCATGGCCGCTACCAGGTATTTCCGACACTACGGCATAGCGCCGCAGGAAGGGCGGGAGACGCTGGGGCGCATCTCGGTGAAGAACCACTACAACGGCGCGCGCCACCCCAAGGCGCACCTGCGCCGCGAGGTCACGCTGGAACAGGTGCTCAGCGCCCCCATCATCGCCTGGCCGCTGGGGCTATTCGACTGCTGCGGCAACACCGACGGGGCCGCCGCGGCCATACTGTGCCGCGCCGACCTGGCCAAGAAGTTCCGCAACGACTACGTGCTGATAAAGGGCATCGGCCTGGCCATCGGGCCGGGCCTGGGCAAAGAGGATGCCGATTACGATTATATACACCTTGAGGAAACTATAACCGCCGCCCAGCAGGCCTACAAAGAGGCCGGTATCAAGAACCCGCGCAAGGAGTTGAACTTACTGGAACTTCACGACTGCTTTACCATCAGCGAGCTGATGACGATCGAGGCGCTGGGCGTGTGCAAACAGGGCCACGCCAAGGAGGATATCGACGCCGGGTTCTTCACCCTGGCCGGAGGAGGCCTGCCCTCCAACACCGACGGCGGGCTGAAATCATTCGGGCATCCCATCGGCGCCAGCGGCGTGCGCGAGTGCTACGAGGTCTACAAGCAGATACAGGGCAAGGCGCAGCTGCCGGAGCGCCAGCTCAAGGACGTGAAGATGGGGCTGTCCCATAACCAGGGCGGGCACCCGGGGAGCCTGCTGCCCATAATCACGATACTCGGTGCGGCGGGATAG
- a CDS encoding ferrous iron transporter B codes for MRILLMGNPNVGKSALFSRVTGTKAVVSNYAGTTVGFTKGSMKLGDEEVEVIDVPGTYTLEPTSKAEEVASKMLLEGDVVINVVDATNLERNLYLTLELLETGLPVVVALNMWDDTKHRGINIDLDKLVKLLGVPVVPTVAVSGQGIKELVEHISVATAPKLHSRTPDERWVVVGNIVREAQTLTHRHHTWLERLQDASLKPRTGIPIAILALAAAFFAVRGVGEAIINYITDPIFHRLWEPLMMRLSDVLGGGGFWHDVLVGRLIYGTLDFEQSMGVLTTGLYIEFGIVLPYIFIFYLVLGLMEDIGYLPRLAVLLDSVMHRLGMHGYAIIPSMLGMGCAVPALMATRILESKRERFIVATLICIAIPCAASQAMIFGLVGAEGWQYVLIVFGVLFLVWLVMGFILNRVVKGFSPELLIEIPPYRLPSLRSVSTKLWARVWGFIKEALPIITGAIFVVSVLYYLGVFDAIANFTAPLVSGIFGLPKEAVVAIIVGFMRKDIAIGMLAPLGLTAGQLVVGSVVLTMFFPCVAAFVMFAKELGFKKLLAALGIMIIATIIVGGLLNLVL; via the coding sequence ATGCGCATCCTGCTCATGGGCAATCCCAATGTGGGCAAGAGCGCGCTGTTCTCCCGCGTAACAGGTACAAAAGCCGTCGTCTCCAACTATGCCGGCACCACCGTCGGCTTCACTAAAGGCTCGATGAAGCTCGGTGACGAAGAGGTCGAGGTCATCGATGTGCCCGGAACATATACCCTTGAGCCCACTTCGAAGGCGGAAGAAGTGGCCTCCAAGATGTTGCTGGAGGGCGACGTTGTTATAAATGTCGTCGACGCGACCAACCTGGAACGCAACCTTTACCTGACACTGGAACTGCTTGAGACCGGGCTCCCTGTCGTAGTCGCTCTCAACATGTGGGATGATACAAAGCATCGCGGGATAAATATAGATCTGGATAAACTGGTGAAGCTGCTCGGGGTCCCGGTTGTGCCCACTGTCGCGGTATCCGGGCAGGGGATCAAGGAACTGGTCGAGCATATATCCGTGGCCACTGCGCCCAAGTTACACAGCCGCACACCGGACGAGCGCTGGGTTGTCGTAGGCAACATAGTTAGAGAGGCTCAGACCTTAACACATCGCCACCACACATGGCTGGAACGGCTGCAGGACGCCTCGCTTAAGCCCAGGACCGGGATCCCAATCGCCATCCTGGCTCTGGCGGCGGCGTTCTTCGCGGTGCGCGGCGTCGGAGAAGCGATTATCAACTACATCACCGATCCGATCTTTCACAGGCTGTGGGAGCCTTTGATGATGCGCCTTAGCGATGTGCTGGGTGGTGGTGGCTTCTGGCACGACGTGCTCGTCGGCAGACTGATTTACGGAACTTTAGACTTCGAACAGTCCATGGGCGTGCTCACGACCGGGCTGTATATAGAGTTCGGCATCGTTCTGCCGTATATATTTATATTCTATCTGGTTCTGGGGCTGATGGAGGATATCGGCTATTTGCCTCGTTTAGCCGTGCTCCTCGACAGCGTTATGCACCGACTGGGCATGCACGGCTACGCCATCATCCCGAGCATGCTGGGCATGGGATGCGCCGTGCCCGCGCTTATGGCCACCCGCATACTGGAGAGCAAGCGGGAGCGATTCATCGTGGCCACGCTTATCTGTATCGCCATCCCATGCGCGGCGTCCCAGGCCATGATCTTCGGACTGGTGGGAGCGGAGGGCTGGCAGTATGTATTGATCGTGTTCGGCGTGCTCTTCCTGGTCTGGCTGGTGATGGGATTTATCCTGAATCGCGTCGTGAAGGGCTTCAGCCCCGAGCTGCTTATCGAAATCCCCCCGTATCGTTTGCCGTCACTGCGCAGTGTTTCTACAAAGCTGTGGGCAAGGGTCTGGGGATTTATCAAAGAGGCGCTGCCTATCATCACGGGCGCGATATTCGTCGTCAGCGTACTGTACTATTTGGGCGTTTTCGATGCCATCGCCAACTTCACCGCGCCGCTGGTGAGCGGTATCTTCGGCCTGCCCAAGGAGGCGGTTGTTGCCATCATCGTTGGCTTCATGCGCAAGGATATCGCCATCGGCATGCTGGCCCCGCTCGGGCTCACCGCGGGACAGCTGGTTGTCGGCTCCGTTGTGCTGACCATGTTCTTCCCCTGCGTCGCAGCCTTCGTCATGTTCGCCAAGGAGCTCGGTTTCAAGAAGCTGCTGGCCGCTCTCGGAATAATGATTATCGCTACGATAATCGTGGGCGGGCTGTTGAACCTGGTCTTATAG
- a CDS encoding class I SAM-dependent methyltransferase, whose product MQSEAARFQSEKDKVRGRLLKYSRKAFRMLPRLDKPKILDIGCGSGVATLELARLSNGGVIGLDIDGGMLDVLRRNIDKARLSHRVSVVNHSLMDMEFPDESFDIIWAEGSIYAIGFEKGLKEWKRFLKPHGFMMVHDEKGNVDEKIRMISACGYELIGHFEIDVAKWRDEYFVPMEKLVSQDRWKNSDDPDVKKAVRNALWELDMFRKEPERNSSVCFVMRKR is encoded by the coding sequence ATGCAGAGTGAGGCAGCGAGATTCCAGAGTGAAAAAGACAAGGTGAGGGGACGTCTGCTGAAGTATTCGAGGAAGGCATTCAGGATGCTTCCGCGATTAGACAAGCCGAAGATCCTGGACATAGGGTGCGGATCGGGGGTTGCCACCCTGGAGCTGGCCAGGTTGAGCAATGGAGGTGTGATCGGTCTGGACATCGACGGTGGCATGCTCGATGTGCTTCGCAGAAACATCGATAAAGCAAGGTTGTCACACAGGGTCAGCGTCGTGAATCATTCGCTAATGGATATGGAGTTCCCGGACGAGAGCTTCGATATCATCTGGGCTGAGGGGTCCATATATGCTATCGGTTTTGAAAAGGGTCTTAAGGAATGGAAGCGCTTCCTTAAGCCGCACGGCTTCATGATGGTTCATGACGAAAAAGGAAATGTCGATGAAAAGATCCGGATGATCTCCGCCTGCGGCTACGAGTTGATAGGTCACTTTGAAATCGATGTGGCAAAATGGCGGGATGAATACTTCGTTCCTATGGAGAAACTGGTTTCCCAAGATCGCTGGAAAAACAGCGATGACCCCGATGTGAAAAAGGCTGTTAGAAATGCGCTGTGGGAGTTAGACATGTTCAGGAAAGAACCCGAGCGCAACAGCTCGGTTTGCTTCGTCATGAGGAAGAGATGA
- a CDS encoding DUF5320 domain-containing protein yields MPGYDGTGPRGMGPMTGGGRGYCAVALNGAGRRPLGRRGFYGRGGGRGFRNCWSAASFPGWGVSGEDEVTALKDQADLLKLQLEDIEARLHAMEASRESDKK; encoded by the coding sequence ATGCCAGGATATGATGGAACAGGACCGAGGGGCATGGGCCCCATGACAGGAGGAGGCAGGGGATATTGTGCTGTAGCTTTAAATGGCGCAGGGAGACGGCCTTTGGGGAGGCGCGGTTTTTACGGCAGAGGCGGAGGACGCGGCTTCAGAAACTGCTGGTCCGCTGCAAGCTTTCCCGGATGGGGAGTATCCGGAGAGGATGAAGTAACAGCGCTTAAAGATCAGGCTGATTTACTGAAGCTGCAGCTTGAGGATATCGAGGCGCGTCTTCACGCAATGGAAGCCTCGCGTGAATCGGATAAGAAATAA